CCATAGAATTTTGTCTATTTCCTGAATATTTTGTGCGTAATGATACTACTTCAGCAGACAATTCCATGGATTTCGCTGAAATATGGAAAGTTTTTGATTATATTAACCAAACCAGCTGAGCTCGCAAAGAAAATGAGGTGCGGTATAAGAAAgtgatgaaaaaatgaaaacatttttctattttttgaaaattgtcgAATTGGCGACGGGACTAGGATGAGCATTGTAACTCACCGCTAGATTTTCGCCCAGCAAtcttatattttgaattttcagcAGGAAATTCCCCAGATGCATCTGAAAAACGAAAGTATAGTAGGTCATTGAAAAATAAACTGTATGCTGCTTAGAACATACGTTTCAAATTTGGTTTGCTAAGTAGATATCTTGAATCTTTATAATTTCCTGAAACGTGATGAATTTTTAGTGGTTAAATTAAGGCTCATATTAGTAATTCATGGATTGATAACAAAGAAGAAAGAAATAAAAGAGTGATGAAAAAATAATGGAATCTTTcttcaatttgaaaatgaacaaatTGGTGACGGAACTAGGATCTGAATGGTTTGACTCTGATGATATCCAAATTATATTGGCACTGATTTGTTGAGGGTCAGGTGAGCTAGATTCATCAAACATTGGTTTTCGCCCATTACTGATtgagaattgaaaatttgaatgaaaaattgtgaattcGATCGAAGTATTTTGAGACTTACTCTTCGGTTTTAACCTATCGATTACAGATTTTTTACTGGATGGAGGCAATTTATTTGCTGATTCCTTATATTTCTCTGAaacatgaaaaatgattttgtaCTATCTAGTGGTATGGCCactgaataaaaacaaaacaagaaACTATTCtcttctattcaaaatattcgaATTGGTGCCGAAGCAAGGACATCCTCACATAAATTAAACTGACGGTTGAGAATGTTAACGTTGTAATTTATTCCCGCTGTAGATTGAAAGGTACTTATATTATTCAACTTACTCTTACTCTTCCAAACTTTACTAGAATATTTCGATTCTTCCGAATCCTCACTGAGGTTATCTATTATTTCTGGAATGAGAAGAAAAAGGAATTGTacatataataatgaaataattaccGTCTGAATCCTGAACTGttcgaaatttcatttctgttgATTCAACATGAGTGGGAATTAAGGAATCTTTCATGGTCCCTAAAATCAAGAAAATATTCACATCTTactttcatatatttttcaatGTTAGGTATATTGTCTGAAAAAAAGATTTCTGACTTACTTTTCGAAGAAGGATTGACATTTCTTGACGCCAAGTTATTATTTCTATTTCCAGGTTCTATAATTTTATATAATCGTAATTATGATGGAACTGAATGAACAAAAATCACTTACTCTTTTTATAAAAAACTCGATGTTTCGGTTTTGGGGATACTACGTTATCAACCTCTTTGTTATTTGCAGTCGAATctgaaacttttattttttctgtttttttcttaCCCTCTGATTCAGGTTTTTTTGTAGCCACAACCTCATCATCCCCTTGATCTGCGTTCAAAAAACCTGTAATAATTGTAATTGTATCAACAAAAAGAACAATTCAATCTGGTATGTTTCAATCATGCTTTAAAAAAATTCCACACGGACAACATAGTGCTTTTTTTACTCACTCTTCCAATTCTCTTTGAATGAGGGATTTCTACTCCATTTAAGTTTATTCATCATTCCTGGAAGGttatgaaataataaataaaatggaaattaatatacCTCGTAGATATATTCCgaggaaaaataatgaaatatgaaGTGTTGACATATTGTTACTATATCAAGTCTCAAATAAACTAATTTTGTTCGCAAAAGATCATTTTGAAGAAATATGAGAAAATTGTGAGGAAAAATTATTACCAACCTTTTGAATTCTTTCTTTCTGGAATCTGGTCTTTATCGATTGCTTCTGGAAGTTTGgaagaattttctgaaattgataAATATCGTCGAAATATTACACATTCCATGCAAACAGAGAATTTTTTATTACCCACCCTTTGGTCTCGGATTTTGGACTGAATATTTCGATCTTGATCGTGTTACCTTATCATAATCGTTTTCATCAGGTCTTTGTTTGCGCCCTAAAATACATAGTATGTCAGTATTCTTGACTTTGAAACAAATTTTATTACGCAAGGAAAGAGAGTCACTAGCATTTCTCCATTATCTGTATCAAACACCTATTTTGCAGGTAGAAAAATATCCTTAATTGACTTTCTAGGTTTATTGTTTAATATGTTCAGAATgtatttttatgagttttttcattgaaataatgtGAAACACAAATAATGTTCTCAAATCATTTTCAAATGGTTGATTGATTAGGtatacttgtttttttttttcaaagtataGATGTTTTCATCATAGGAGTAACTTACGGGATTTAACAGTtggataaaaattttcaattatctgtattttttttctgtttttttcttaCCCTCTGATTCAGGTTTTTTTGATGCCACATCCTCATCATTCCCTAGACCTGCTTTCAATAAACCTGTAATATTTGTAATTGTATCAACAAAAAGAATAATTCAATCTGGTATGTTCGAATCATGCTTTAAAAAAATTCCACAAGGACAACATAATGCTTTTTTACTCACTCTTCCAATTCTCTTCGAATGAGGGATTTCTAACCCATTTAAGTTTATTCATCTTTCCTGGAAGGttatgaaataataaataaaatggaaattaatatacCTAGTATATATTCCgaggaaaataatgaaatatgaaGGATTGACATTGTTTCTATATCAAGTCTCAAATAAACTAATTTTGTTCGCAAAAGATCACTTTGAACGAATATGAGAAGAATGTGAGGAAAAAGTATTACTAACCTTTTGAATTCTTTCTATCTGGAATCTGGTCTTTATCCATTGCTTCTGGAAGTTTGgaagaattttctgaaattgataCATATCATCGATATATCACATATTCCATACAAACAGAGAATTTTTTATTACCCACCCTTTGGTCTTGGATTTTGGACTAAATATTTCGATCTTGATCGTGTTACCTTATCATAATCGTTTTCATCAGGTCTTTGTTTGGGCCCTAAAAAATATAGTATGTCAGTATTCTTGAAGTTGAAACAAATTTTATTACGCAAGGAAAGAAAGTCACTAGCATTTCTCCATTATCTGTATCAACACCTTTTTTGCAGGTAGAAAAATATCTGTAATTGACAGTTTATTGTTTAATGTTCAGAATgtatttttatgagttttttcattgaaacaaTGTGAAACACAATTAATGTTCTCGAATCATTTTCAAATAGTTGATTGATTCGGTatacttgattttttttcaaaatacctaatgaaaaaattcgaaGTTTTGTCATAGGAGTACCTAGAGTGATGAAACCTAAGGTTGGATAAACATTGTCCCTAATCTGTTGTTTTTCACTTACCACTTGAATCAGGTTTTTTTGGTACCACATCCTCTGGTATCTGATGTTGGACCGAATATTTCAATGCTGATCGTGCTTTTATACCATAATCCTTTTTAGGTCTTTGTTTGTCCCCTACGAAAAAGacatataatattaataaaaatataCTAGAGTATATTCAGCGAAAAAATGATTATTACCCACCCTTTGGTTTCAGATTTTGGACCGAATATTTCGATGCTGATCGTGCTTTTATACCATAATCCTTTTTAAGTCTTTCTTTGGCCCCTACGAAAAAGACATGCTTTATATAACACCTCAATAACATCACTAAATACCTCGAAATACATACAGagctaaaatttcaaattcatttcatccctataatgaaaacaaaattgTTAATCGCAATAAAAGTTGTTAATCACTCACCATCCATTTTTTTAACAGCTCTATAATTTGGATATGCCCTCTCAGGACTTCCTTCAACCTCCACAGATTCTTCATTCAAATCCTCAGGTATTCCTTTCAACATAACATCATTCTTTTTCATCTTCTTCGGGTATTCTTCTATCTTCCCAGCTTTTCCTTCCTCCTCTTCTGAACTTGCGTCCGCCCTTTCAGGACTTTCTTCTACCTCCACAGATTCTTCATTTATATTCTCAGGTGATCCTTTAAACATAACATAATTCTTTTTCATCTTCTTCGGGTATTCTTCTTTCTTCCCAGATTTTCCTTCCTCCTCTTCTGAACTTGCGTCCGCCCTCTCAGGACTTTCTTTTACCTCCACAGATTCTTCATTTATATTCTCAGGTGATCCTTTAAACATAACATAATTCTTTTTCATCTTCTTCGGGTATTCTTCTATCTTCTTAGATTTTCCTTCTTTCTCTTCTGAACTTGCGTCCGCCCTCTCAGGACTTTCTTCTACCTCCACAGATTCTTCATTTATATTCTCAGGTGATCCTTTAAACATAACATAATTCTTTTTCGTCTTCTTCGGGTATTCTTCTTTCTTCCCAGATTTTCCTTCCTCCTCTTCTGAACTTGCGTCCGCCCTCTCAGGACTTTCTTTTACCTCCACAGATTCTTCATTTATATTCTCAGGTGATCCTTTAAACATTACATAATTCTTTTTCATCTTCTTCGGGTATTCTTCTTTCTTTCCAGATTTTCCTTCCTCCTCTTCTGAACTTGCGTCTGCCCTCTCAGGACTTTCTTCTACCTCCACAGATTCTTCATTTATCTTCTCAGGTGATCCTTTAAACATAACATAATTCTTTTTCATCTTCTTCGGGTATTCTTCTTTCTTCCCAGATTTTCCTTCCTCCTCTTCTGAACTTGCGTCCGCCCTCTCAGGACTTTCTTTTACTTCCACAGATTCTTCATTTATATTCTCAGGTGATCCTTTAAACATAACATAATTCTTTTTCATCTTCTTCGGGTATTCTTCTATCTTCTGAGATTTTCCTTCTTTCTCTTCTGAACTTGCGTCCGCCCTCTCAGGACTTTCTTCTACCTCCACAGATTCTTTATTTATATTCTCAGGTGATCCTTTAAACATAACATAATTCTTTTTCATCTTCTTCGGGTATTCTTCTATCTTCTTAGATTTTCCTTCTTTCTCTTCTGAACTTGCGTCCGCCCTCTCAGGACTTTCTTCTACATCCACAGATTCTTCATTTATATTCTCAGGTGATCCTTTAAACATAACATAATTCTTTTTCGTCTTCTTCGGGTATTCTTCTATCTTCTTAGATTTTCCTTCTTTCTGTTCTGAACTTGCGTCCGCCCTCTCAGGACTTTCTTCTACCTCCACAGATTCTTCATTTATATTCTCAGGTGATCCTTTAAACATAACATAATTCTTTTTCATCTTCTTCGGGTATTCTTCTAACTTCTTAGATTTTCCTTCTTTCTGTTCTGAACTTGCGTCCGCCCTCTCAGGACTTTCTTCTACCTCCACAGATTCTTCATTTATATTCTCAGGTGATCCTTTAAACATAACATAATTCTTTTTCATCTTCTTCGGGTATTCTTCTATCTTCTTAGATTTTCCTTCTTTCTCTTCTGAACTTGCGTCCGCCCTCTCAGGACTTTCTTCTACCTCCACAGATTCTTCATTTATATTCTCAGGTGATCCTTTAAACATAACATAATTCTTTTTCGTCTTCTTCGGGTATTCTTCTATCTTCTTAGATTTTCCTTCTTTCTGTTCTGAACTTGCGTCCGCCCTCTGAGGACTTTCTTCTACCTCCACAGATTCTTCATTTATATTCTCAGGTGATCCTTTAAACATAACATAATTCTTTTTCATCTTCTTCGGGTATTCTTCTATCTTCACAGATTTTTCTTCCACCACTTCTGAACTTGCGTCCGGCCTCTCGGGGCTTTCTTTTACCTCTACAGATTCTTCATTTATATTCTGAGGTATTCCTTTCAACATAATATCATTCTTTCTCATCTTCTTCGGATATTCTTCTATCTTCACAGATTTTTCTTCCACCACTTCTGAACTTGCGTCCGGCCTCTCCGAGCTTCCTTTTACCTCTACAGATTCTTCATTTATATTCTGAGGTATTCCTTTCAATATAACATCATTCTTTCTCATCTTCTTCGGGTATTCTTCTATCTTCTTAGATTTTCCTTCTTTCTCTTCTGAACTTGCGTCCGCCCTCTCAGGACTTTCTTCTACCTCTACAGATTCTTCATTTATATTCTCAGGTGATCCTTTAAACATTACATAATTCTTTTTCATCTTCTTCGGGTATTCTTCTTTATTTCCAGATTTTCCTTCCTCCTCTTCTGAACTTGCGTCCGCCCTCTCAGGACTTTCTTCTACCTCCACAGATTCTTCATTTATATTCTCAGGCATTCCTTTCAacataacataattttttttcatctttttcgGGTATTTTTCTATCTTCTTAGATTTTCCTTCTTTCTCTTCTGAACTTGCGTCCGCCCTCTCAGGACTTTCTTCTACCTCCACAGATTCTTCATTCATATTCTGAGGTATTCCTTTCAACATAACATCATTCTTTCTCATCTTCTTCGGATATTCTTCTATCTTCACAGATTTTTCTTCCACCACTTCTGAACTTGCGTCTGGCCTCTCCGAGCTTCCTTTTACCTCTACAGATTCTTCATTTATATTCTCAGGTATTCCTTTCAACATTACATCATTCTTTCTCATCTTCTTCGGATATTCTTCTATCTTCACAGATTTTTCTTCCACCACTTCTGAACTTGCGTCCGGCCTCTCAGGGATTCCTTTTACCTCTACAGATTCTTCATTCATATTATGAGGTATTCCTTTCAAAATAACATCATTCTTTCTCATCTTCTTCGGATATTCTTCTGTCTTCACAGATTTTTCGTCCACCACTTCTGAACTCTCGTCCGGCCTCTCAGGGCTTCCTTTTACCTCTACAGATTCTTCATTTATATTCTCAGGTATTCCTTTCAACATTACATCATTCTTTCTCATCTTCTTCGGATATTCTTCTATCTTCACAGATTTTTCTTCCACCACTTCTGAACTTGCGTCCGGCCTCCCAGGGCTTCCTTTTACCTCTACAGATTCTTCATTTATATTCTCAGGTATTCCTTTCAACATAACATCATTCTTTCTCATCGTCTTCGGATATTCTTCTATCTTCACAGATTTTTCTTCCACCACTTCTGAACTTGCGTCCGGCCTCTCGGGGCTTTCTTTTACCTCTACAGATTCTTCATTTATATTCTGAGGTATTCCTTTCAAAATAACATCATTCTTTCTCATCTTCTTCGGATATTCTTCTATCTTCACAGATTTTTCGTCCACCACTTCTGAACTCTCGTCCGGCCTCTCAGGGCTTCCTTTTACCTCTACAGATTCTTCATTTATATTCTCAGGTATTCCTTTCAACATTACATCATTCTTTCTCATCTTCTTCGGATATTCTTCAATCTTCACAGATTTTTCTTCCACCACTTCTGAACTTGCGTCCGGCCTCTCAGGGATTCCTTTTACCTCTACAGATTCTTCATTCATATTCTGAGGTATTCCTTTCAACATAACATCAGTCTTTCTCATCTTCTTCGGATATTCTTCTATATTCACAGAAGGGCTTCCTTCTACCTCTACAGATTCTTCATTTATATTCTGAGGTATTTCTTTCAACATAACATCATTCTTTTTCATCTTCTTCGGATATTCTTCTATCTTCTCAGATTCTTCTTCCACCACTTCTGAACTTGCGTCTGGCCTCTCAGGGCTTCCCTTTCCCTCTACAGATTCTTCATTTATATTCCCAGGTATTAATTTCAACATAGCATCATTCTTTTTCATCTTCTTCGGATATTCTTCTATCTTCTCAAATTTTTCTTCCACGACTTCTGAACTTGCGTCCGGCCTCTCAGGACTTCCTTTTACCTCTACAGATTCTTCATttatattctgaggttttctttTCAACATAACATCATTCTTTTTCATCTTCTTCGGATATTCTTCTATCTTCTCAGATTTTTCTTCCACCACTTCTGAACTTGCGTCCGGCCTCTCAGAGCTTCCTTTTACTTCTACAGATTCTTCATTTATATTCTGAGGTATTCCTTTCAACATAACATCATTCTTTTTCATCTTCTTCGGATATTCTTCTATCTTTCCAGATTTTCCTTCCTCCTCTTCTGAACGTGCGACCGCTCTCTCAGAACTACCTTTTACTTCCTCAGGATTTTTCCTTTTGATCTCAACAGAACTCGTTTCTATCTTCGGCGGTTCCGTTTCCATCTCCTTCAATTTTCCTTTCATCTTCTTGAGTTTTCGTTCCATCTCTTCAGGTTTTCCCTCCATTTTCAGTTTCATTTCTGGAATAAAATGATTCATCTAATTCGATATTGAATAAAGATTTCTACTCACCATTTCCAGGTAGATCATTGCTTATATACCTACTTCGGTTTTGATGATTCCAATCTCTCAGTTTTTCTTGTGGGATTCCAATAACTACTAGAATATTGGACAActatgaattaaaaaaatttcatgtgaataaaataaattggACTGAATTTTTGCAACTTAATAGCCCGGAATAGAGTGTCGCAATTCAACTGAGACCTTTAGATGGAAATCTTGATGAGATCACGTGTGGTTATTTTCGAGATTTTTCCTACTTACCGCTCTTAGCTCTTCCGTTTACTGGATTCGATTCAGGTGATTCAATAccaatattttccatttcttctCTAGATTGCCCTGAAATAAATTCATATCAACTAAAAGTATCCTACCATACCCTTACATAATACACAATACCATTTACCATAATTTCAGATGATATAATcggtttttggattttaaagTTCTGATCaccgaatgaataatattgTTCTCTTGATGTCGCGTTCCCTTTTTTGTACGGGGTTGTTGTAATTGACGCTAAAaagaataaaattataattacgaAGTTAATTCATTATCTGCTACTTCACAGCGTAAATATTTTCAGGTCAAAAGGCAATGCAAACAATCaattattaatttttaattCCTTTTCCTATTTTTTTACTATCTCGCTTTCCTTCCGATTTGATTTTAGAATACTTGAGATCGTAAAAAAACCTGAATCATTTGAACTGTTAAAACCGAAAtactctataatttttgaaaaatgttaaaGAACTCTAGAAGCTAATTGAATATCATCAGCAAAAGTAtcttaaaaaatcataaaaaatattatatgacGTACTCATTAAATTTTTCCTAGTCGCTGGATAACCCAATActgatatttttatatttccattatTTCCTACATTCGTACTATTCATACCTGAAATATTAAACATATAATGTGTTCAAACAAAACAATTCGGCAATATATCAACCAAAATTGTCGATATTCTGCCAAATAGCATCAAAAATCTATCCAATgcacgtaaaatatattttaattaATGGTCCTAAGTACGACTCTGTCGTCCTATTCCTTTGTAGGCCTTAGACAAAAGAAAGAGGCTCTTTCTTTTGTCTAAGGCTCAATGCGACCTCTCTGGATCTGTTTTGAAGCTGTGGGAACCTTTTCTTATGTGTTGCCTATTCAAAAACTGTCTTATTTCTGAATAGGCAACACATTGAACACGAGGCTGTATTTTGAATAGtaaaaaaatgagaaatatggcctaatataaattaaaacaaaacaaattataAATTGTGAAATAAAAAGAAGATTTAATAACCAAGAGTTTTCAATATTCCAAGTAATCCTTGAACGGAGGTTTTAAGAAAGGTGGCAGTTTTTGGGAGATAAGAAAAGTATGCATTCATATTTCGTTATTATATTTAGGACTGGCTTTTTGCGTTCAAGTCTCAACTTACCTTTTGAGCTTTTACTATCAGTTGGGGTAATTCTCAAAACAACGTCAATATTATTCCCTTTCGACTGACCTAAGAAAAATTTTTAGGTATATTTTTAGCCAGAATCAAAGGAACAGGTTTATAAAATTGTTATCACTTTGAAACAACTCTTGCCTGATTGATAATTGATGGACTCTCCCTTCATGATATCATTTTTACTTCCGTCTCCTTCATTTTCTATCTTAAGCTTGTTGAATCTTTCTCTCTCCCCAGAATCAAATGTGGAGTTTTCACCTGAAGCTCTGTCAGAACCTTCATTGTGTTTAGTCGAGGAAGACTTATTCGCATTGATCATACGCTATAGAAAAACTATCGAATTAATAAAGGAAATTAAGCTAGAGAAACACTATTTAACAAATTTGTTAAACGGAAAGAAAGAGTTGAATATATTatcttaattattatttttcaaaagttcaaaGATGAGTGAAAACAGAACTCTTTCTAATTTCAAATCATGACAAATACCCACCACTAACTCAAACTCACTTTTTCTGAGAGTGTCAAACTGTATTCGAGTAGTTTAATTTTGTGTCCATCAGAACTCAGTTCCGATGATTGTCCATAACTTATGCGATAAGTGAGGGATGGAGCTATAAccgaaattgttttttctatcaAATGAGCCAAGTTTGTGGGTAGACTTCTATTGGCGCCTTTTGGGGGTTTGATTTCGTAGAAAGCTTCAACCTCACCACCACCGGTTTTTCTCAAATGGCCTACAACTTTTACCAAGAGTTCCGATATGCTTCTGCTGAAATCTTCCTCAACATTGGCTTCTGTAGAATTCGAGTAGTCCAAAACGACTGTAATAAAACCAGTTATATTCTGTTTCAATTGAATTCTtgatttattcagaaaaaattcttgaatcATACATACCTTTTTCCCATTTTTCACAAAATGTAACATCGAAAACGATCAGGAATATCAAGCAAGAAATTCCTGAAAGTATAAGCTGCATCTCGCTgaatagaaataataataagttcaTCAAGGATTAAATAAGCCATACCTTATAAACAATTTCGGGCATCATTAATCACGCTGATTGTTTTTTCTTGTCATTAAGTAAGGTAACAATATAAGAGAGTGAAACTCGTAGGTGGAACATTAGCTGCTTTAAAAAATGGAAACAGAAAATTATTGATTCATCTTCAGCAGAATCGTTTCTGATTCCTGAATATTGTGCAttttataatctttgatatcaACCCATAAATAGTGGATGCGCATATTGTTTGCCATGAATAAAATTGGCGCATTCACCTGATTAAAATCTTCATAATTCAGTAtcatctttgagtattcaatggGGGTTAATATAATACTCAAGGGTATCATCTAATCTTGGAACCTTCTgttgaattctttttttttgcgtTCAGCTTAAGTGAAGTTTAGTCGGGAGACATACCAGAGGGTATTTGAGTAGTCCACAGATTTGATAATACACATGTTACAAAGATTAATTTTGTATTATTACTATGTATTTCGACTATGAAAAGGTTGTACATACCTCGAAAACTTTCATGCTATTCGTTATTCGCCATAAATTGATGATTTAATGCATAATAACAAgtttatttgaatggatttcAACCTTAAAATGTAATTGAGAAGAAAAGAGTATCCACATCCAGTTTAGCATTCGGCTTAAGGGTAATAATGGAAACTGACAGATTAGAAACCAGATATAACCTCCGATTATCTCCttcatttcaataaaacaatattgataaaaatacTCATATATTTATTTGATACTTAAGACGCCTAAATTGATAACAATATCTAAAATATACTTAAACACAAATGAAGCCAACAAAAACAAAGAACCCTGCCTATATAATACAGTTctacatattaatttttttaaatctgtaTATTCACAACATTAAATTGGTTTATATAACAGTGTCGTAACATATTTCTTGCGATACCTGTGGGTGGCACTCAAAACCATAACACCATCCTTAATAGAGAGAGCATACAGATGGTTCAGCATCACATGATTCGGTTCAGGTAATAAGGTTGGCTCACACTAAAAAAGAAATCAAGTGAACTGAACAAAGAAATATATTATTTGGCTTACCGATAATGGTGTGTCTTTATTCAGAATAACTTGTAAGAGATGAGGTGGTAAAACAGGaggttcattgaatttttcccAAGGTTTGTTTGCGGGGATTTCTTGGGAAAACTCTTTTTGTGCATCATTTTCAGAACCCTCCTGGTCTTTGTCTAAGGCttcgaaaacttcaaaatctgaTTTCTTCACAGATATCAGGTTATTTTTTATTCCAGATGGGTCTTCTACAGTCTTGTTTGATGGATCATTTTTCCACTCTCCGTCAacgaaaaatttatattgatgctCCCCTTCGGGTAGGTCGATTATAGTGACAAAATCCAAACCCAAATGAGATTTTACCATGGGTATTGCCTTCCATTCAGAGAAAGTACCAGTAATGTAAACATCCTTTCCACCACCTTCCCACCTGAATACTGTTGGAGTCTTATCACTAGTTGTGCTAGTCTCTATTTGAGACCCTTCGGACGCAGTATTCCATCTCTCGAAGGAAAGATTGGGCGGTTTAGAATAAAATTGCTCCTCTTCGTCCTGAGAATGCTGCATCACAATCTTATCTGTTTTTTTGTCGAACACAAACGCTTGACCCTCTTTGACTGGCGATGATGGAGCAGTTTCCCCAGAAGACTTGTGACGTTCTCTTTGGGAGCCTCCTGCATTTCCCATGATTTAAAACTGATTTCCACTAATTGACTTCTGATTTAAAGTCAAGCACCTAACCTTGAattaatggaaaaacaaaaacttaGGAAATGTCAACCAACGAGCATAAACAAGAACGATCACAGAGTAGAGACTATCGCACCATAGAACACTATTATACACTCGCGCCTTATTTTTTAGGCAATTACGAACAGATGAAACACAtaaggcctgttttggttcgctttaaggatggttccagaacggttcaaaacagtcgcacatttatttattcagcgtaagctcgcgcgtagcatgTGTGTAGCTTCCCATAGcattgctgctccactactttgaaccgattcggaaccgcctaaagtgcgaaccaaaacaaagccataaaataaaaagaattaGCAAAAATAAGTAAACTAGAAGGTGTAGCATTGAggtgaaaaaattatcaatatttcatttttcgttataaaaaatttccttcGGGCCGGATTTGAACCAGCGACCTATGGATGTCCAACGTTTATTAGCCACTACAGTCCACCGCTCTACCAACTGAGCTACCGAAGGTATGCATTATTGTAAGATAATCCAATATAAGATTATATTCACGTGCCCAAATGAATAGAAGCACCTTATAGGTAATCTTTTCTTCTCGCTTACTAAACACCTATGGAATGTACCCTCCATAAGCAACATGATTTAATGGCAAAATCGAACATTAATTAATCTTCTTTTTGGACAATTTTATCACAGCATGAGCTATAATGTTAAATATATGACTTCAAT
This genomic stretch from Coccinella septempunctata chromosome 7, icCocSept1.1, whole genome shotgun sequence harbors:
- the LOC123317369 gene encoding titin-like isoform X3, yielding MNLLLFLFSEMQLILSGISCLIFLIVFDVTFCEKWEKVVLDYSNSTEANVEEDFSRSISELLVKVVGHLRKTGGGEVEAFYEIKPPKGANRSLPTNLAHLIEKTISVIAPSLTYRISYGQSSELSSDGHKIKLLEYSLTLSEKRMINANKSSSTKHNEGSDRASGENSTFDSGERERFNKLKIENEGDGSKNDIMKGESINYQSGQSKGNNIDVVLRITPTDSKSSKGMNSTNVGNNGNIKISVLGYPATRKNLMTSITTTPYKKGNATSREQYYSFGDQNFKIQKPIISSEIMVNGQSREEMENIGIESPESNPVNGRAKSVVIGIPQEKLRDWNHQNRSRYISNDLPGNEMKLKMEGKPEEMERKLKKMKGKLKEMETEPPKIETSSVEIKRKNPEEVKGSSERAVARSEEEEGKSGKIEEYPKKMKKNDVMLKGIPQNINEESVEVKGSSERPDASSEVVEEKSEKIEEYPKKMKKNDVMLKRKPQNINEESVEVKGSPERPDASSEVVEEKFEKIEEYPKKMKKNDAMLKLIPGNINEESVEGKGSPERPDASSEVVEEESEKIEEYPKKMKKNDVMLKEIPQNINEESVEVKGSPERPDESSEVVDEKSVKIEEYPKKMRKNDVILKGIPQNINEESVEVKESPERPDASSEVVEEKSVKIEEYPKTMRKNDVMLKGIPENINEESVEVKGSPGRPDASSEVVEEKSVKIEEYPKKMRKNDVMLKGIPENINEESVEVKGSPERPDESSEVVDEKSVKTEEYPKKMRKNDVILKGIPHNMNEESVEVKGIPERPDASSEVVEEKSVKIEEYPKKMRKNDVMLKGIPENINEESVEVKGSSERPDASSEVVEEKSVKIEEYPKKMRKNDVMLKGIPQNMNEESVEVEESPERADASSEEKEGKSKKIEKYPKKMKKNYVMLKGMPENINEESVEVEESPERADASSEEEEGKSGNKEEYPKKMKKNYVMFKGSPENINEESVEVEESPERADASSEEKEGKSKKIEEYPKKMRKNDVILKGIPQNINEESVEVKGSSERPDASSEVVEEKSVKIEEYPKKMRKNDIMLKGIPQNINEESVEVKESPERPDASSEVVEEKSVKIEEYPKKMKKNYVMFKGSPENINEESVEVEESPQRADASSEQKEGKSKKIEEYPKKTKKNYVMFKGSPENINEESVEVEESPERADASSEEKEGKSKKIEEYPKKMKKNYVMFKGSPENINEESVEVEESPERADASSEQKEGKSKKLEEYPKKMKKNYVMFKGSPENINEESVEVEESPERADASSEQKEGKSKKIEEYPKKTKKNYVMFKGSPENINEESVDVEESPERADASSEEKEGKSKKIEEYPKKMKKNYVMFKGSPENINKESVEVEESPERADASSEEKEGKSQKIEEYPKKMKKNYVMFKGSPENINEESVEVKESPERADASSEEEEGKSGKKEEYPKKMKKNYVMFKGSPEKINEESVEVEESPERADASSEEEEGKSGKKEEYPKKMKKNYVMFKGSPENINEESVEVKESPERADASSEEEEGKSGKKEEYPKKTKKNYVMFKGSPENINEESVEVEESPERADASSEEKEGKSKKIEEYPKKMKKNYVMFKGSPENINEESVEVKESPERADASSEEEEGKSGKKEEYPKKMKKNYVMFKGSPENINEESVEVEESPERADASSEEEEGKAGKIEEYPKKMKKNDVMLKGIPEDLNEESVEVEGSPERAYPNYRAVKKMDGAKERLKKDYGIKARSASKYSVQNLKPKGPKQRPDENDYDKVTRSRSKYLVQNPRPKENSSKLPEAMDKDQIPDRKNSKGKMNKLKWVRNPSFEENWKSLLKAGLGNDEDVASKKPESEGRKQRPDENDYDKVTRSRSKYSVQNPRPKENSSKLPEAIDKDQIPERKNSKGMMNKLKWSRNPSFKENWKSFLNADQGDDEVVATKKPESEGKKKTEKIKVSDSTANNKEVDNVVSPKPKHRVFYKKKPGNRNNNLASRNVNPSSKRTMKDSLIPTHVESTEMKFRTVQDSDEIIDNLSEDSEESKYSSKVWKSKKKYKESANKLPPSSKKSVIDRLKPKRNYKDSRYLLSKPNLKHASGEFPAENSKYKIAGRKSSAKSMELSAEVVSLRTKYSGNRQNSMESTDEEEENEDKSSEKYFSARPIRIVSSTKSLKKPLIAELIRDLDMEEFDEDAPNSVLFTFKIPKRTMKNTEMNQIIEDINLELQDMEPASTIYPAHFVVNNDNDISIKILVDLPPVRSMAVLKSLERFPNIKDDYMEITNLDDVTSKIDEELEYELYMSRIVDSGNKIPLQLRFKIKNKRGTLPAFLKIVNQHLSTIPGVRVRGYGSKKIGKKWRICTIRLFVEYSTEQAHKGLKAAPEKKAIKKRYNGPFDWDWTIF